From Mytilus edulis chromosome 8, xbMytEdul2.2, whole genome shotgun sequence, one genomic window encodes:
- the LOC139484087 gene encoding jerky protein homolog-like, whose protein sequence is MWAKRLETKKDGLQSKESGGMSKLKASKLYNIPRTTLLRRLKTMDLDSPATKATVLAIKDEEALVGHILRMEERGFGLTITDVRKLAYEIAVRSGRKHCFNNDKKSAGYDWWQCFRDRHPCSSVRIQEGLSAARSSMLNPNVISAYFQKLGSFMDKLNIKDKPQQIFNADETGVSTVHDPSKAVGKRGQKSVHSKTSGERGENVTALCCVNAEARVLPPMLIFKGQRVSQTLMGNAPAKTLFACI, encoded by the exons ATGTGGG CAAAAAGGCTAGAAACAAAAAAGGATGGACTCCAAAGCAAGGAAAGTGGGGGCATGTCTAAATTGAAAGCATCAAAGTTATATAATATACCAAGAACAACACTACTTCGGAGACTGAAAACTATGGATCTGGATTCACCAGCAACAAAAGCCACAGTACTTGCCATAAAGGATGAAGAAGCTCTGGTCGGGCATATACTAAGAATGGAGGAAAGAGGGTTTGGTTTAACTATCACAGATGTCCGAAAGCTAGCCTACGAGATAGCCGTGAGGTCGGGGAGAAAGCATTGTTTTAACAATGATAAGAAAAGTGCCGGTTATGATTGGTGGCAATGTTTTAGAGATCGGCATCCATGTTCATCTGTACGCATACAAGAGGGTCTTAGCGCAGCACGAAGTTCAATGCTGAATCCAAATGTCATTTCAGCTTACTTTCAAAAGCTTGGAAGTTTCATGGATAAACTGAACATTAAGGATAAGCCCCAGCAAATTTTTAATGCGGATGAGACTGGCGTGAGTACCGTACATGATCCATCAAAGGCTGTCGGTAAAAGAGGCCAAAAGAGTGTGCATTCCAAAACAAGCGGAGAACGAGGCGAAAATGTAACTGCGTTATGCTGTGTGAATGCAGAGGCAAGAGTTCTACCACCAATGCTCATCTTTAAGGGACAAAGAGTAAGCCAAACATTGATGGGCAATGCACCAGCAAAAACATTATTTGCATGCATTTAG